In Enterocloster clostridioformis, one genomic interval encodes:
- a CDS encoding MT-A70 family methyltransferase → MEEPQKYHIIYADPPWRYECKRTGAAEHHYPTMSIDELCALPVKRLAEKDCLLFLWATFPQLPEALQLIKAWGFTFKTVAFVWLKRNRKSPTWFYGLGYWTRGNAEICLLAKRGKPKRHSAGVHQFIISPIEEHSKKPDVTRDKIVELAGDLSRVELFARQKMPGWDVWGNEVTSDLTLT, encoded by the coding sequence ATCGAGGAACCGCAGAAATATCACATCATATACGCCGATCCGCCGTGGCGGTATGAATGTAAACGAACAGGGGCGGCGGAGCATCACTATCCCACCATGAGCATTGACGAGCTATGCGCCCTGCCGGTTAAGAGGCTGGCGGAAAAAGACTGCCTGCTGTTTTTGTGGGCCACGTTCCCGCAGCTTCCAGAGGCATTGCAGCTCATTAAGGCATGGGGCTTCACGTTCAAAACGGTGGCCTTTGTCTGGCTGAAACGGAACAGGAAAAGTCCCACATGGTTCTATGGGCTGGGCTACTGGACGAGAGGCAACGCGGAAATCTGCCTGCTTGCCAAACGGGGCAAGCCCAAACGCCACAGTGCCGGTGTCCATCAGTTTATTATCTCCCCGATAGAGGAACATAGCAAAAAGCCGGACGTGACCCGTGACAAGATCGTGGAACTGGCGGGCGATCTCTCCCGCGTGGAGCTGTTTGCCAGACAGAAAATGCCAGGATGGGATGTGTGGGGCAACGAGGTAACAAGCGACCTGACCCTGACTTGA
- a CDS encoding VirB6/TrbL-like conjugal transfer protein, CD1112 family: MIDDLIGEWIKGILIDGIKGNLSGLFSTVNTKVGEIASDVGSTPQDWNGGIFSMLQTLSETVIVPIAAAILALVMCYELIEMIVEKNNMHDFDTSLFFRWMFKSAFAILIVTNTWNIVMGVFDATQAVVNQSAGVIIGETSIDFDTLIPDLETRLEAMDIGPLLGLWFQTLVVGLTMHALSICIFLVTYGRMIEIYAVTALGPIPLATLGNSEWRGMGQNYLKSLLALGFQAFLIMVVVGIYAVLIQDIGTMEDISGAIWGCMGYTVLLCFCLFKTGSISKAVFTAH, from the coding sequence ATGATTGATGATTTAATCGGGGAATGGATCAAAGGCATCCTGATTGACGGAATCAAAGGAAACCTGTCCGGTCTTTTCAGTACCGTGAATACCAAGGTCGGGGAAATCGCGTCGGATGTGGGCAGCACGCCGCAGGACTGGAACGGCGGCATTTTCTCCATGCTGCAAACCCTGTCCGAAACGGTCATTGTCCCCATTGCGGCGGCCATTCTCGCCCTGGTGATGTGCTATGAGCTGATTGAAATGATCGTGGAAAAGAACAACATGCACGACTTTGATACGTCCCTGTTCTTCCGCTGGATGTTTAAGAGCGCCTTTGCCATCCTCATTGTGACAAACACATGGAATATCGTCATGGGCGTCTTTGACGCCACCCAGGCCGTCGTGAACCAAAGCGCCGGTGTCATCATCGGGGAAACCAGCATTGACTTTGATACCCTGATTCCGGATCTGGAAACCCGGCTGGAAGCCATGGACATCGGCCCTCTGTTGGGCTTGTGGTTTCAGACCCTGGTTGTGGGGCTTACGATGCACGCTTTATCCATCTGCATTTTCCTTGTCACCTACGGGAGAATGATTGAAATATACGCCGTGACCGCGCTGGGGCCGATTCCCCTTGCCACGCTGGGCAATTCGGAGTGGCGCGGCATGGGCCAGAACTACTTGAAATCCCTGTTGGCGCTGGGCTTCCAAGCGTTCCTGATTATGGTTGTTGTCGGCATCTATGCGGTGCTGATTCAGGACATCGGCACGATGGAGGACATTTCCGGTGCGATCTGGGGCTGTATGGGCTACACGGTGCTGCTGTGCTTCTGCCTGTTCAAGACGGGAAGCATCAGTAAAGCAGTGTTTACCGCCCACTGA
- a CDS encoding Maff2 family mobile element protein — protein MAKCRIGTAKFFTLLLLLYRTSAKSQGIKQLVAGGGVALIGMTLVPLLSGLLG, from the coding sequence ATGGCCAAGTGCCGGATAGGAACGGCAAAATTTTTTACACTTCTATTACTTCTTTATCGCACATCAGCAAAGAGCCAGGGCATCAAGCAGCTTGTCGCGGGCGGAGGCGTTGCCCTCATTGGTATGACCCTTGTCCCGCTGCTGTCCGGACTGCTGGGATAA